In Natranaerovirga pectinivora, the sequence ATAATATTCGCCACTACTGAGATAACCCCTTTTCCACCAAGAGATAATAAAGGTACAATTATATCATCATTTCCTGAATACAAGTCTAATCTTCCCGCACAATAATGCATTAATTCAACAACTTGAGAAATATCTCCTGTAGCTTCTTTTATAGCCACGATGTTTTCAATTTTTGAAAGTTCATATGCTGTTTTTGGTTGGATATTAAGTCCTGTTCTACTTGGCACATTGTATAGAATAATTGGGCTATCAACAGACTTAGCAATATCCGTATAATGCTCTATTAATCCTTTTTGACTTGTTTTATTGTAGTATGGTGTTACAACTAATAATCCATCTACACCTAATTTATTCGCTTCTTTTGCTAAATATATACCATGGCTGGTATCATTACTTCCTGTACCAGCAATCACTGGCACACGACCTTTAACTTTTTCAACTGCAAACCTTATACACTCTAGTTGTTCATCATCTGTTAAAGTGGATGCTTCTCCTGTCGTCCCACAAACAACGATTGAATCCGTTCCATTATCAATTTGATAATCGATTATTTCCTCAAATTTTTCATAATTTACTTCCAAATTTTCATTAAAAGGTGTTACTATTGCTACGCCCGATC encodes:
- the dapA gene encoding 4-hydroxy-tetrahydrodipicolinate synthase gives rise to the protein MSLFTGSGVAIVTPFNENLEVNYEKFEEIIDYQIDNGTDSIVVCGTTGEASTLTDDEQLECIRFAVEKVKGRVPVIAGTGSNDTSHGIYLAKEANKLGVDGLLVVTPYYNKTSQKGLIEHYTDIAKSVDSPIILYNVPSRTGLNIQPKTAYELSKIENIVAIKEATGDISQVVELMHYCAGRLDLYSGNDDIIVPLLSLGGKGVISVVANIMPRETHDIVAKFMNGDIKGSADLQLTMLPIINAMFSDVNPIPVKEALNIIGFEVGACRKPLTSMDAQSRENLVNTIKSYGLSNI